A single Theropithecus gelada isolate Dixy chromosome 7b, Tgel_1.0, whole genome shotgun sequence DNA region contains:
- the LOC112628752 gene encoding uncharacterized protein LOC112628752, whose protein sequence is MRRPLLPTATLACARASPRPLPRCTREERSSSIHRLAEPRATAGRHSSSRAAAAHAGAGSHTGVGRPLPPEGQRLSGARADPGSREESRLLRMPCSLQRWERTGPCQLSRLP, encoded by the coding sequence ATGCGCCGGCCGCTGCTACCTACGGCGACCCTGGCATGTGCCAGGGCTTCTCCCCGCCCCCTTCCTCGCTGCACCCGTGAAGAGCGTAGCAGCAGCATCCACCGCCTAGCAGAGCCGCGGGCCACAGCGGGACGGCACAGTTCCAGCAGGGCAGCGGCTGCGCACGCGGGCGCCGGCTCGCACACAGGCGTAGGCCGCCCTCTACCGCCTGAAGGCCAGAGGCTGAGCGGGGCGCGAGCGGATCCCGGATCCCGGGAGGAGAGCCGCCTCCTGAGAATGCCGTGCTCCCTACAGCGCTGGGAACGGACCGGCCCGTGCCAGCTCAGTCGGCTGCCCTAG